From the genome of Salmo salar chromosome ssa29, Ssal_v3.1, whole genome shotgun sequence:
TgtgcatttatttattaatttcatTCTAATTACGGCAGGTTTGGTCTTCCATACTGGAAGGGTGTTTTCACACTTGGCCCCTTTCAGACTATTTTTGTGAAGTCAGTGCTGTTCACATAATTGTTTCTGCAGTGTGAATGCTCCAATTGAACTCAGACCCCTCAAATGAGCCCTCAAATGAGCCCTGTGCTGTTTTTGGACATTGATTAGTGATTGTCAAGTATGAAGTTTTGTACCGACACAATGTTCAGATTATTTGTttgaaatatcaaatcaaatttatttatatagcccttcttacatcagctgatatctcaaagtgctgtacagaaacccagcctaaaaccccaaacagcaagcaatgcaggtgtagaagcacggtggctaggaaatacTGTATGTGACACTGTATGTGATCTATAGGCTATGAGACCTTCATAAGCTGTTTATTCAGATGTGGGTTTGaatcaatgatgtatataaacccttgaTTGCTAATTGCTACGCATttgccattgagaggctttgaaaccctcggtcggccatattggtactccccagtaggagcagtcctccataggaatgaatggaattctacagtatttcagttaaatgtttcaaggacaaattacatgtatttaagtgttttttgttattgtagtggggacagtaatatTAATAATCtcttaaaaatgtttttagattTGATCATGTTTAGcttacataatataatttaaaagtatgcattaatgtgtctgtaatagaataaatggGGCAAAAactaatgtagacattaataaatgcatttctatagcctACAACCTATTTTTTACAACAGTGGGGGAATGCCAAGATGGCTTCAACATAGCGCCCCACGCACCCCTACctgtcatctagtgtatatatgaATCATTGGTTTGAATAGTGTGAGAAAACAACAATATTTGGTGAGAATCACAACATCGGGTACAAAATCAATGCTAGCTCATAAAGGGGCAGAAGCCTACATTGGGTGTACAATTTTctgctatttattctgttaccaataTCATGTACATGTTAATATTATCTTCTGATTATATGTATTATGTCTCATCTTTCAACTAAATGCAATCTTTCAACTTCCAAAATGTAAGTAGTATATCTAGCTGTCCAATAACACGTTCTGATATAATGGCTTGTCCTGCACTTTGTAAAAACCCAGAGTGCATTGAGTGAATGTTGGAAAATGATCTTGGTTATTTTCTAAAcatagcaatgtgaatgcaaagaTGACACAGACCACAAAATAGGTGAAGTGAACTGGCAAAAGAGTCCACATTCAAAGGCAAGGGCAGTGTGAATACAAAGAGACCTGAGTTctatagctttttttttttttacccgagAGTTCACTTTAAAGAGGTGCTATGCTTCGGGGGGCTCTTTGAAGGTGTCTGAGTTTCTTTGGAGTGTTAACACTGCACAAGAAATAAAGCGAACCGCACTGAGTTCACAGAAATGGGTGAAAACACCCTTAAAGAGGACTATATGTGAAAACATCCTTAACAATATGAAACCCAAATATTTAGGCTGACTTAATCCAGTGTCCAGAAAAACATATTTGCAGGATATGCAAATATGTTTATATTTAATGAGTTGTTGCCTCATTTGCATATTTAAATACAATATTTCtgaatattttttaaacaaaaaagTATTATATTTGTGTCTACATTCAACTGGTAAAGGTTGATTATGACATTATTAAGGGGGGGGGGAAATCCTATTAGGGTTTGTTGCCTGGCTGTAGAATTTCATTCATTCTTATGGAGGACTGCTTTTCTGAGTAGTGTCAATATGGCTTCTCATTGGCTAATATATAACATCAGCAATCCAAGCTGGCAAGTAGCCTAACGGTTGGAgagttggaccagtaactgaacAGGTCGCTGGTTTGAACACCCGATCtgacaaataaaaaaatctgtcaacgtgcccttgagcatggCACTTAACCATAATTTGCTCAAGTGGCACTGTActtctatggctgaccctgtaaaacaacacatttcactgcacctatccagtgtatgtgacaataaaacacctTATTCTTATATACATAATTGAGGGATACCCATGTTGCTGGAGATCAGAAGTGTCCGGTTAGAGAAAGACAGGTCGAGGTTGCCAGGGTCAGGGTAGTACAGAAGGTGTCATAttctgaggcagtgaagagagtagtagaggaagatgggtccaggGCAAGGCATCCTAAGAGGCTCCATGTGAGTAGGTCAAGGCCAATAGAGAGCAATAGGAATACCATGCGCTTCATTAAAGTTGGCTTCTTAGCATTCAAagccatggttatcaactgtaccgcagaaatggaatgtaaatcacatcAAATAGATgctgtggtggcagctgcagagaagtacttgggtgtacAAGATGGTTTGCCGTTCTCCCAAGCTGCcggcctggtgtaggatcagaTAGGGCCAAGTAGCGTAATACTGTtgagttgttgttgtttatagggCAATATTTCTTCCCTTTTCCCCGTGCTTTTCCCTTCCATTTTTGTATAGCTGTATAGGGGATACAGTCAGTGGCCCGTGACCGGCCTCGCACTCCAGTACAGGAGGTGGCGGTGTATGCACCTCACAGTTTGACACAATCCACCAATACAatttaaagaagaagaagaacggcGGGGCCTATTCAAGAAGGTGTGCTTATGGCGGTGACGGAGATTGCGGTAAATAGCTTGCTAAATAAGTTAAATATGAACTCAGTTATTATTTTCTTTGTTCTGTTTGTTTAATAGTTGTGCGTATACATCTCTTGTGGGAATTACTGGTTTATTCCCATTAACCATGTTTAATTTACAAAACCTGAATTTAGGCATGAGgccttttagctagctagcttgctatctaCTGCGACAATTTGCTCCTGGCTAATGCTATTTAGCTACACAAATAAAGCAATCGCTGAATGTGTCGTATTTGTAGCCAACTAATCACAGATAGAGCTGCTAGTGTGCCAGACTGTTGTTGGAATTACAATGCATGAGTCATGATGCGAAATGCTATTTAGCCTAACGATGCAACGACCAGCTTAGCTAGATTgctacgttagctagttaactgaCTTGAGCTCGCCTAACGCTAGCCCAACCAACGTTATATTGAGCTCTACTGAAGTGTATCAAGTTAGTCAACGAACTTAGCTAACTTTGTACTTGCTTCTATACGAACACTATGCATTATATGCTAACTAACTCGCTACATAGTTATCTAGCTAAATTGGTAGGAAATTAGCTAGGAAAACACTCGGTGCAAATGGAGGATACCAAGTTTACCGCCTTGCAGCTGCTAACATATTAGTCTGAAagcattttctctctctcagactttTTGAATTGTTAAGGCTTCCCCATCACTCTTCCCCTTGGGGTTATCCTGCCTCTGGTGGTCCCAGCGTTTATCAGGTTGTAGGTAAGGAAATCATCTACGCACCCATTGTGCGTTCCAGTGACTGGTCTGATTCTGTGTTTTTAGGCCTATAGCTATCCAAATCAACATTAACTGCTTCCCCTTCTCCAGTAAGATATATGCACTGTGAGGATTCTCAATCTCTATACCTCAAATCTCTTAAAGATGGTCATAGTAGAACACAGATGCAGCGTACCAAATGTGCAGTCCATGGCACAGCAAATGTTATTAATTTCTCCAAAGAATAAGTGTCTCTGAGGATGCTCAGATGGGTATTCATTTCTTTCCTGCTGTGGTTCTTCAGGGAGGGACAGCTCTGATGATGGAGAATGGACAGGGCACAGGTGGGAAGCTTGGCCTGCCACCTCTCACCCCGGAGCAGCAGGAGGCTCTACAAAGGGTGAGCCTACTACATAAACATGACTAAATACAGGTGTATATGTAATGACTCAAGATCAGTCAATTTGCCTGCGGTTCCACTATTCTCTCACACTGACTTTTCTTCAGGCAAAGAAATATGCCATGGAGCAGAGCATTAAGAGTGTCTTGGTGAAGCAGACCATTGCCCATCAGCAACAGCAGCTCACCAACTTGCAGGTGAGGCGTGCTGAATTCTGTACTCCTGCAGCTAAACTCTCATCCTCTTGACCATATGTTCTTATCTCTTAACACCAACCACATGCATGCAGTTTTTGCCTTATTTCTGAGAGTAACTTGGACTATCACATATACAGGTAAAAGCATCTGCCCTAGTAACTTTGTAGTTACAAACATTACTTGATTGTTCAGTAGCACAAAAAAATAGTAACATCCTTCACAACTGCAGCACAGCATATACAAGTGTGTTTCTCTGCGTACAATGATTGGATAGGAATGTTTGTCCTCTTGCTTCTGCCTCTTCTTTTTCAGCTGGAGAAGATCAACATGAAGACTTAGTTAAACATGTTGATTGCTTTGCACTTGGTCCCACATAGGGCTTTTGAATGTCTTGAATGTGGGGTAATATTGTGAAATGCTTTGGGGCAGATTGGAGTGGGTGGGGACTGCGGAGGGAAAGTCAAATCAGTCCTGAAAGTCTTTTAGGGGATGTGTGTCTAGCTGATGTATATCAAAGCAATGACATTTTGAAAAAGCAAAGCTTAAATATATATCTAACCTACTTTTCAGCACCTTTTTCATCTTTACTGTCTTTCAGATGGCAGCAGTGACAATGGGCTTTGGAGATCCTCTCTCACCTTTACAATCGGTCAATAGATTATTAAACTTTTTTTCTCTGTTCGCATTCCTGTTAAAAGGGACGGTTACCCTTCTTTGATCGGCCACTCTGGCCTCAGTCCTAACCATAGCAGCTGACCAAAGAACTCATATTTCAAAAGAAGACATGGTTTTTAATATTATAATTATGAGGGACTCTGTTTCTGCTTAATTCAGTCTGGTTAATGAAGCCATGTGTTTGTATGCCCACTGCCCCATTTCAGAAGAAATGCCTTGAAGTACTTCCACTAGTGGCAACAGCTGTTAgttgatgtttttttttgttattttttttttttttacactgaaaGTGATTTATATTAGGACTTTATGTATGAATTCATACATTTGAGCACAATACAAACTTCATCAGGGCATTTTAGCAGTATGATGTCTTTTTACACTAGCCTGAAATGGCTATCCAAGGGTGGTTGAGAAAATTAACATGGGGAAGTCCATGTCTTCTTTGTAAATATGCTGGTACTTTGCATTGATTGAAGCTGAAAAAGCCAGCTTTGGTGTTGGGGCTAAAGAGGGTTAGCAGTCTCTTTCAATAACCAAAGATGAGAGAACTGCTCAAACAGGAATTTTTGGTAATCTCAAATGTTATGTTGTAATAGGGGAAATCCCTTTTCTCTAATAGATTAGGCTGTTAGTTGTGCCTGTGGGTGATAGTAAAAGCAGCTATACTTGAGTAAAGGACCCAGTAAACTCTGCTTTCAGTGGTtaaccatccctcactccccttaGAGACGTAAGTGTAAAATGTTTTCCTTAGGCTTTTATTGGATGCTATTCAACTGATATAGGTGTTTATTTCATTTGTTCGCCATGTTGAAAtgtcacaatatacagtatatgcagCCCTGGACTACAGGTCAGTTTCAGGAGCCAAATATTAACGAAGGACATCCACGTTGTCACCTTCAGTGCTTTCACCCATATTAATGCAGTAATGAGAaacatatatctttttttttaattacGTAGCTGTTTGGGTGCCTGCATTCCCCAAATTGTTAATCTTTTTGTAGATAGTTGCAAAATCGTTGTCCGGGACTCTATGTTGCGTATGCTCAGATTGCGTCTTTCCCTGACATTGGCCTGTACGTCTATTGTTGGGATAAGCAAACACCATACAGAATTAAACAAATAAATGACATttcaatgtaaaaataaataaataaaaattcacCATTTGCCCATACACATCTAGAtagatttattttacatttttgtgtGTTCTTGCTTTCTTAGACCCCCTAAACATCATGGTGTGTTTTTCTCCGGGGTTACCAGGTGGCGGCTCAGCGGCAGCGTGCTCTAGCCATCATGTGCCGGGTGTATGTGGGCTCCATATACTATGAGCTCGGGGAGGACACCATCAGACAGGCCTTTGCCCCTTTTGGCCCCATCAAGAGCATTGACATGTCATGGGACTCCGTTACAATGAAGCACAAGGTCCGTGTATAGAGCACCCTTAAACCACATCACACAGCGTTGCAATGTGATTAGAATTagatctgaaataaatcatgtgAGGGGGAAAATTGAGGCACAACAGGAGAATGTGGCATGCACATGTCTGTAATGCGGTGGACTGTTGTCCCatggttgtgtctgtctgtgcaggGCTTTGCCTTTGTGGAGTATGAGATCCCGGAGGCGGCACAGCTGGCTTTGGAGCAGATGAACTCAGTCATGCTTGGGGGCAGGAACATCAAGGTGAGTGGCCTGGAGAGTCAGCCTGTCCGGCCCAGTGGAAGTGGACCTCTCAGAACCCCCTCTATACCCCTGGAAAGAGGGGTGCTCCTGCTATTACCTTTTTaacctttttgttttcttttcatTTCTATCGAGAACGCATGGAGCCAGTTCGAAATCCTCATTTCGCTCTTTCCGTGTAACTGAACTATTATTTCTGTGTGAATCACTAATTGGTAGTCTCTCTAAATTCTGTATGGAAGTGTATCTAAAGCCACTCATTTCTTTGTCTTTCTTTGCTTGTATGTATGTCAATTCATTTAcaggtatgcgtgtgtgtgtttgggtgtgtgtgttttgtgtgtgtgcgcgcatgtctgtgtgtgcgcgggtgtgtttttttttttttgtgaatgtCTGTGCTGTGTTCTGCTTCCATGATGTCATCACCACATTGTTTTAGTGACCAGTTCCTCTAGGATGCCCGGGCAGCGTACGATGATGTGTTGCTCTGTGTCCGAGATGTGCTGATGATGGGCTGCGCCTGGTTGGTGTCGCTTGGCCGCCCCACCTGCAGCACAGATCATATACTACATAGCCGCTAATAGAGACGCTCCAAACACTAACCTATAGATGGACAGTTAGAGGAGATACCTCCGACTGCTCGGTCCTAGAAAGGGTAGTGCTAGCCACACGTGCAGTTTTATCTTGTTAATTTTATACGCATTTCCAATCGTTGATCCTCAGCCGCAGCTCTGGCTGAGGCATTCTGAACAGGCCTTTTAGTGTTGTTTGAAACTGCCTGAGTGAGTGAAGCAGCTCTTACAGTAGAATTATCTTCGTGAGTTCTAGACAGGCTATTTTCTTGATCTCCTTttcgtatttaaaaaaaataaatacaattttgcCGTGATCTTTGCTCTAGTTCATTTCCAGGTGATGATTTTAAAGTGACTATCTGAGTTGTTGGTATGTTGTCAGTTTCCATAATCCAGAAAGAAAAGGGAGAGTGTGAGAAAAGTGTCAATAGACGGCGTTGTCTCTAGGCTACAGTGCAGATTGTCACGTTTCACATCACTCGTATTACCTAAGCCTTTGCAGAAAGCCCTGGTGGAAAGATGCTGTTTAGCAAGGCTAGTGGAAACTTGGCAAAGAATACATTGGGCTGCgattacattttagttatttagcagatgctcttatccggggcgacttacagtagtgagtgcatacatttcttttttggtacatttttgtactggtccccgtgggaatcgaacccacaaccctggtgttgcaagcgccatgctctaccaactgagccacacgggaccaattgCAAAGATAAATGGTCTCCTTCGATCTCTAATTGCATTGTTCCAGTTGAAGGCGTTAGGTGGTTTTGGAGCTTGAGGTGTTGCGTTGCTCGGTCAGTGGGCTGTGACACCCCACTCATTGGCCCTGTGCTGGTATCTGTGCTGTAGGTGGGGCGGCCAGGTAACATTGGTCAGGCGCAACCCATCATCGACCAGCTGGCAGAGGAGGCGCGCGCCTACAACCGGATCTTCGTGGCTTCCGTCCACCCCGACCTCTCAGACGAGGACATCAAGAGCGTCTTTGAGGCCTTCGGGAGGATCAAGTCCTGCACGTTAGCCAGGGACCCCACCACGGGAAGACACAAGAGCTTTGGCTTCATCGGTGAGCAGAGAGGCGTTTGGCGGCCCTCAGGATGTGCTGTTGCTGTGTGTTTGTCCGCCTAACTCCtccttttcccccctctctccttggcAGAGTATGACAAGCCCCAGTCGTCCCTGGATGCAGTGTCCTCCATGAACCTGTTTGACCTGGGGGGCCAGTACTTGCGGGTGGGCAAGGCCGTCACCCCGCCCATGCCCATGCTGACCCCCACCCAGCCTGGTGGCCTGCCGCCCGCTGCAGCCGTGGCTGCTGCAGCAGCCACCGCTAAGATAACGGCCCAGGCAAGTATGATTCCCTTCCAAAGGGATCTATTGGCCTTCCAGGTAAATATACCTctgatatacagtgagctccaaaagtattgggacagcgacacattttgttattttggctctgtacttTGGCATttcggatttgaaatgatacaatgactgagtGTAAAGTgctgactgtcagctttaattttgtCGTATTCTTATCCGTATCGGGTGacccatttagaaattacagcactttttgtacactgGGGACCAAACATATTGTGACAAATCcacttgtgtattaaagtagtacaaATATTTGTGCTAGCCTCATGAGTGACGCAgcagtttaaggcactgcatcgcaatgcttgaggtgtcactacaggcccgggttcaatcccaggctgcgTTGAagccgaccgggagacccatgaggcggcacacgGGGTCGCGTTTTGGAAGACGCATGgctctctcccgagtccgtacaggagttgcagcgatgggacaagactttggggagagaaatatatatatttgtgcctctaactttctcactaatCATTACTCATGATTCATTAtccaggattatccataatcacagtagcatccacattaatgttgaCATGTTTAGTAACATtctgttcttatttacaataaaagtgactccaaaaggactatacattatttaccattaatttccgttgggcacaaaataatctgaaacgcaaccaaaacaaacagtaaATACATCAAAAAAATTTgtggagtcacaagcttgatgtagtcattgcgtgctatgaatataggaccaaatactaaaccttTTTAATAtaatacacaagtgaatttgtcccagtaCTTTTCGTCCCCTAAAAATGGGGGGggaactatgtacaaaaagtgctgtaatttctaaacggttcacccgatatcaAAATACCCTGAAATTAAGTTTgaaagtctgcactttaacctcacttTAACCTCAGTTACTGTAtcgtttcaaatccaaagtgctggagtacagagccaaaacaacaaaacatttgtcactgtcccactacttttggagctcactgtaggtAGCTAGGTGTGATCTTTTAGTAAAATGTACTAACTATAATTAATATACTAAAGATAGAAATGTAATGTATGTCTATATAAAGCTGAATATTGTATTTTCTGTGCCcattaacatatattttgatgtgACCTGCCGTTGTAGAATTTGATAGAGTATTTGATGAATTGATGATGCAGAACCCGTGCAGGGCAATATAAAGTCTTCTATGTACACTGCTCTGTGTTTGCTAACAACATGTGCTGTGCCATGTCTTCTTGTTGTGATGTGAGCTCAACCCACAGTTGCAAAAGTTTATCCCCTGTGAAAAGAGGGCTGGCCCTCTTCCCTTGTAATTCTAAGTACTATAATACTAAGAAGCAAAGCTCCTGTAAAATATACTGAACATAAATGTTGACGCAACATGCAAAGATTTTACTGGGTTattgttcatataaggaaatcagtcagatGAAATGcactcattaggccctaatctatggatttcacatgactgggcaggggcgcagccatgggtgccTTGGAGGGTATAGGCCAATCAGAATCagttttttccccccacaaaagGTTACGTGTGGTCTGACATTGGCGGcagcttattgtagagaaatgaacattcaattctctggcaacagctctggtggacattcctacagtcagcatgccaaatgaactctccctcaacttgaaaCATCTGCGGCGTTGTGACAACtgcaaaaatgttattttccccagcacaaggtgcccttgtgtaatgaccatgcgtttttaatcagcttcttgatatgccacacctgtcaggtggatgaattatcttggcaaaggagaaatgctaactaacatggatataaacaaatttgttaacaatttgagaaataagctttttgtgcgtatggaacatttatgtgatttattttttcagcccatgaaacatgggacaacacttgtgtttatttttgttctgtgCTTTTGGGTGTGGAAGCTAATTACTCCCTGGAGTCTCACTGCTTAACCTGTCTGGCaacctgggacgtttgcgtcccacctagtcaacagccagtggaatcgcgtcgcgcgaaatacaaatgccTCACAAATGCCTCACAAATGCCTCATAAatgcctcataaatgctataacttcaatttctcaaacatatgactattttacaccattttatagatacacctctcctgaatcgaaccacgctgtccgattttcaaaaaggctttacagcaaaagcaaaacattagattatgttaggagagtaccctgccaaaaataatcacactgccattttcaaagcaactagcatgcatcacaaatacccaaaacacagctaaatgcagcactaagctttgacaatcttcatcagatgacactcctaggacatcatgttacacaatacatgcattttttgttcgataaagttcatatttatatataaaaacagcattttacatcggcgcgtgacgttcagaaaatattttccctcaaatgcttccggtgaatcagcgctacaatttacaaaattactattcgaaaacattggtcaaatataatattgtcattcaaagaattatagattaacatctcgtgaatgcaaccgcattgccagattttaaAAATAACTTGggaatcacactttgcaataaacgaggtgctatgctcagaaaaataggctaggcgatacaggttagcgccatcttggagtcatctaaaatgaaatatactattgtaaatattcacttacctttgattatcttcatcagaaggcacttccaggaatcccaggtccataacaaatgtagttttgttcgaaaaagttaataatttatgtcccaatagctccttcctGTTagtgcgttccgaaggctactcaaaatgtacgagGTGCgcaggacttgtcgtcacgaatgtgcaaaaaatatatatttacgttcgatcaaacatgtcaaacgttgtataacataaatctttagggcctttttcaatcagagcttcaataatattcaaggcggacgattgcattgtcttactaaacgtttcggaacgaaagggtacccacgggcgcccgcgtcatagtagtaatggccctccccctatgaccaactttccaggcctctcgttcggtcagtttttaccggagaagactcaaaccactttgtaaagactgttgacatctagtggaagccttaggaagtgctaaatgaatcctaactcacggtgtgtttcataggcaatttgttgaaggtgattccacaaatcagatttccacttcctgcatggaatcttctcaggtttttgcctgccatatgagttctgttatactcagacaccattcaaacagttttagaaactttcgagtgttttctatccaaatctactaattatatgcatattctagttactgggcaggagtagtaaccagattaaattgggtacgtttttttatccggccgtgcaaatactgccccctagccccaacaggttttaagcaagCACACACCCTCACTGCTATATCTGGCACTGTTAACAGTGGTCATAGTTCTGTTTAGTAATAAATAGTGTTATGAGTTTAGTGGATGTTTTATATTGACCATTTGTAGTTGTAGAATATTGTATATTGGCTTGACATTAAACTGACATGAGCCTTGAGGACAGTAGGGTTGGGCTATTTTACAGTATCGGATATTGAAGGTGATTAACAGCCATCGTTGATTGTGACAGACGATATATATGTTTCTTTCAACCTGACTGACACCAGGCAGTAAAAAGCTGACTGGGCAGCACGGCCACGCCAAGTTGCCTATTCCTTAGGTTATGCAGGCTATAGCAGTATCAATAAATGTTAAACAATTTACAGAATGAAAGAGCAATGTAGACGGAGCTAAGATTTTCAACAAAGCAGCACAAAATGTCCATTCagaattatttatatatacagttgattATATGCaccgcaggacaagctagttaacctagtaatatcatcaaccatgtgtagttaactagtgattatgtgaagattgtttTCTATAagttaagtttaatgctagctagcaacttaccttggctccttgctgc
Proteins encoded in this window:
- the LOC106590178 gene encoding poly(U)-binding-splicing factor PUF60 isoform X5; this encodes MMENGQGTGGKLGLPPLTPEQQEALQRAKKYAMEQSIKSVLVKQTIAHQQQQLTNLQMAAVTMGFGDPLSPLQSVAAQRQRALAIMCRVYVGSIYYELGEDTIRQAFAPFGPIKSIDMSWDSVTMKHKGFAFVEYEIPEAAQLALEQMNSVMLGGRNIKVGRPGNIGQAQPIIDQLAEEARAYNRIFVASVHPDLSDEDIKSVFEAFGRIKSCTLARDPTTGRHKSFGFIEYDKPQSSLDAVSSMNLFDLGGQYLRVGKAVTPPMPMLTPTQPGGLPPAAAVAAAAATAKITAQEAVTGASILGAMAGANQMGQMGQMGQMGQMGQMGSMGSMGIPQAVMAAQAPGMITGVTPVRPNLPVLPQVGLVNPVLASPPVITNPAQLNPSLQELQKKKQEEKEMLQDGTGQEMLSDQEHMSISGSSARHMVMQKLLRKSESTVMVLRNMVGPEDIDDDLEGEVTEECGKFGAVNRVIIYQEKQGEEEDAEIIVKIFVEFSMVSEMNKAIQALNDRWFGGRKVIAEVYDQERFNSSDLSA
- the LOC106590178 gene encoding poly(U)-binding-splicing factor PUF60 isoform X1 produces the protein MMENGQGTGGKLGLPPLTPEQQEALQRAKKYAMEQSIKSVLVKQTIAHQQQQLTNLQMAAVTMGFGDPLSPLQSVAAQRQRALAIMCRVYVGSIYYELGEDTIRQAFAPFGPIKSIDMSWDSVTMKHKGFAFVEYEIPEAAQLALEQMNSVMLGGRNIKVGRPGNIGQAQPIIDQLAEEARAYNRIFVASVHPDLSDEDIKSVFEAFGRIKSCTLARDPTTGRHKSFGFIEYDKPQSSLDAVSSMNLFDLGGQYLRVGKAVTPPMPMLTPTQPGGLPPAAAVAAAAATAKITAQASMIPFQRDLLAFQEAVTGASILGAMAGANQMGQMGQMGQMGQMGQMGSMGSMGIPQAVMAAQAPGMITGVYRDMCVTPVRPNLPVLPQVGLVNPVLASPPVITNPAQLNPSLQELQKKKQEEKEMLQDGTGQEMLSDQEHMSISGSSARHMVMQKLLRKSESTVMVLRNMVGPEDIDDDLEGEVTEECGKFGAVNRVIIYQEKQGEEEDAEIIVKIFVEFSMVSEMNKAIQALNDRWFGGRKVIAEVYDQERFNSSDLSA
- the LOC106590178 gene encoding poly(U)-binding-splicing factor PUF60 isoform X3 — encoded protein: MMENGQGTGGKLGLPPLTPEQQEALQRAKKYAMEQSIKSVLVKQTIAHQQQQLTNLQMAAVTMGFGDPLSPLQSVAAQRQRALAIMCRVYVGSIYYELGEDTIRQAFAPFGPIKSIDMSWDSVTMKHKGFAFVEYEIPEAAQLALEQMNSVMLGGRNIKVGRPGNIGQAQPIIDQLAEEARAYNRIFVASVHPDLSDEDIKSVFEAFGRIKSCTLARDPTTGRHKSFGFIEYDKPQSSLDAVSSMNLFDLGGQYLRVGKAVTPPMPMLTPTQPGGLPPAAAVAAAAATAKITAQEAVTGASILGAMAGANQMGQMGQMGQMGQMGQMGSMGSMGIPQAVMAAQAPGMITGVYRDMCVTPVRPNLPVLPQVGLVNPVLASPPVITNPAQLNPSLQELQKKKQEEKEMLQDGTGQEMLSDQEHMSISGSSARHMVMQKLLRKSESTVMVLRNMVGPEDIDDDLEGEVTEECGKFGAVNRVIIYQEKQGEEEDAEIIVKIFVEFSMVSEMNKAIQALNDRWFGGRKVIAEVYDQERFNSSDLSA
- the LOC106590178 gene encoding poly(U)-binding-splicing factor PUF60 isoform X4; this translates as MMENGQGTGGKLGLPPLTPEQQEALQRAKKYAMEQSIKSVLVKQTIAHQQQQLTNLQVAAQRQRALAIMCRVYVGSIYYELGEDTIRQAFAPFGPIKSIDMSWDSVTMKHKGFAFVEYEIPEAAQLALEQMNSVMLGGRNIKVGRPGNIGQAQPIIDQLAEEARAYNRIFVASVHPDLSDEDIKSVFEAFGRIKSCTLARDPTTGRHKSFGFIEYDKPQSSLDAVSSMNLFDLGGQYLRVGKAVTPPMPMLTPTQPGGLPPAAAVAAAAATAKITAQASMIPFQRDLLAFQEAVTGASILGAMAGANQMGQMGQMGQMGQMGQMGSMGSMGIPQAVMAAQAPGMITGVYRDMCVTPVRPNLPVLPQVGLVNPVLASPPVITNPAQLNPSLQELQKKKQEEKEMLQDGTGQEMLSDQEHMSISGSSARHMVMQKLLRKSESTVMVLRNMVGPEDIDDDLEGEVTEECGKFGAVNRVIIYQEKQGEEEDAEIIVKIFVEFSMVSEMNKAIQALNDRWFGGRKVIAEVYDQERFNSSDLSA
- the LOC106590178 gene encoding poly(U)-binding-splicing factor PUF60 isoform X2; this encodes MMENGQGTGGKLGLPPLTPEQQEALQRAKKYAMEQSIKSVLVKQTIAHQQQQLTNLQMAAVTMGFGDPLSPLQSVAAQRQRALAIMCRVYVGSIYYELGEDTIRQAFAPFGPIKSIDMSWDSVTMKHKGFAFVEYEIPEAAQLALEQMNSVMLGGRNIKVGRPGNIGQAQPIIDQLAEEARAYNRIFVASVHPDLSDEDIKSVFEAFGRIKSCTLARDPTTGRHKSFGFIEYDKPQSSLDAVSSMNLFDLGGQYLRVGKAVTPPMPMLTPTQPGGLPPAAAVAAAAATAKITAQASMIPFQRDLLAFQEAVTGASILGAMAGANQMGQMGQMGQMGQMGQMGSMGSMGIPQAVMAAQAPGMITGVTPVRPNLPVLPQVGLVNPVLASPPVITNPAQLNPSLQELQKKKQEEKEMLQDGTGQEMLSDQEHMSISGSSARHMVMQKLLRKSESTVMVLRNMVGPEDIDDDLEGEVTEECGKFGAVNRVIIYQEKQGEEEDAEIIVKIFVEFSMVSEMNKAIQALNDRWFGGRKVIAEVYDQERFNSSDLSA